One genomic window of Coffea eugenioides isolate CCC68of chromosome 1, Ceug_1.0, whole genome shotgun sequence includes the following:
- the LOC113775765 gene encoding beta-glucosidase 11-like isoform X2: protein MSSAWLTQVWRPTDSLFRDGRGPVNPKGLEYYNNLIDELIMHGIQPHVTMYHMDTPQALEDGYGGWLSRTMVRDFTVYADVCFKEFGDRVRHWTTVNEANAFAIGGYDNALIPPGRCSLPFGLACTKGNSSTEPYIAAHNMLLAHSSAVKLYNRKYKGSQHGFVGLNIYAPWFFPYTKATEDIKAAQRAIDFYIGWFLHPLVFGDYPDIMKKNAGTRIPALTRHDFELVKGSFDFIGLNHYATFYIKDDPSSHKMEIRDVNTDIAATIMYERGDSSLDQDNETSSGLYEVLEYIKRVYANPPTYVHENGQRTVRNGTLNDTARVEYMHGYIGTLLRALRNGANSKGYFMWSFLDGFEVVGGYQKGFGMYFVDLSDKQLKRYPKLSAHWYSNFLRGRSISPNEHVPVPSLCSSIINLSTRQRHDCS from the exons ATGTCCAGTGCATGGTTGACACAAGTTTGGAGGCCTACAGATTCTCTATTTCGTG ATGGAAGAGGCCCTGTCAACCCCAAGGGATTAGAATATTACAACAATCTCATAGATGAACTCATCATGCATG GAATTCAGCCGCATGTCACTATGTACCACATGGATACTCCGCAAGCTCTTGAAGATGGATATGGGGGATGGCTTAGTCGGACTATGGT AAGAGACTTTACAGTGTATGCCGATGTGTGCTTCAAGGAATTTGGTGACAGGGTTCGGCATTGGACTACAGTAAATGAGGCCAATGCATTTGCAATTGGTGGTTATGATAACGCACTCATTCCCCCTGGGCGCTGCTCTCTGCCATTTGGATTGGCTTGTACCAAGGGTAACTCCTCAACTGAGCCGTACATTGCTGCTCATAACATGTTGTTGGCACATTCATCTGCTGTGAAACTGTACAACAGAAAATATAAG GGGAGTCAACATGGCTTTGTAGGACTAAACATCTATGCTCCGTGGTTCTTTCCATATACTAAGGCTACAGAAGATATCAAAGCAGCTCAAAGAGCCATTGATTTTTACATCGGTTG GTTTCTCCATCCATTGGTGTTTGGAGACTATCCTGACATAATGAAGAAGAATGCTGGAACAAGGATTCCAGCCCTCACTCGACATGATTTTGAGTTAGTTAAGGGCTCTTTTGATTTTATAGGGCTAAACCATTATGCAACATTCTACATCAAGGACGACCCTAGTAGCCATAAAATGGAGATCAGGGATGTCAACACTGATATTGCCGCAACCATCATGT ATGAGCGGGGTGATTCATCACTAGATCAG GATAATGAGACATCATCTGGTCTTTATGAGGTTCTGGAATACATCAAGAGAGTTTATGCAAACCCACCTACTTACGTCCATGAAAatg GTCAACGGACGGTTCGTAATGGAACACTTAATGACACGGCAAGGGTGGAATACATGCACGGATATATCGGCACTTTGCTTCGTGCTTTAAG GAATGGAGCAAACTCAAAAGGGTACTTCATGTGGTCATTCTTAGACGGTTTTGAGGTGGTGGGTGGCTATCAGAAGGGTTTTGGAATGTACTTTGTGGATTTGAGTGACAAGCAATTGAAAAGATACCCAAAGCTCTCCGCACACTGGTATTCCAATTTCCTCAGGGGAAGAAGCATCAGTCCCAATGAG CATGTTCCTGTCCCGAGTTTATGCTCCTCCATTATTAATTTGAGCACAAGACAAAGGCATGATTGTTCATAA
- the LOC113763660 gene encoding phytochrome A-associated F-box protein: MSESGFSRLSDDVVLNIFFKLEDDPRNWARLACVSTKFSSLIRNVCCKSKCSQTIPSVVNDLLSTSASPSAVPPGGWASLYKLAVCCPGLLQAGVLLENSDFGLERELGPDENYQVSAIFRSAAPCSSNRDVNSDVTASGPDCSWSLFDDLLFDTVYDASESSEERPELPVEPERGVVKPSCDFRGRKRRKICRSLMSHLAQGVWNLSREQGNKLLASRFKGDCLYICDWPGCVHIEEKRNYMLFRGIFKNFKQSRVWRTINDGHRSKIELHCAFCSCKQTWDLHSAFCLRRYFGYHDDGEPVVRAYVCENGHVSGAWTDWPLYT, translated from the coding sequence ATGTCTGAAAGCGGCTTCTCGAGGCTCTCAGATGACGTTGTTCTCAACATATTCTTCAAACTTGAAGACGATCCTCGGAACTGGGCCCGCCTCGCCTGCGTCTCCACTAAATTCTCGTCTCTGATCCGAAACGTGTGCTGTAAATCTAAGTGCTCTCAGACCATCCCCTCCGTTGTCAACGATCTTCTGTCCACCTCTGCTTCCCCCTCCGCCGTCCCTCCTGGCGGCTGGGCTTCTCTTTACAAGCTAGCAGTCTGCTGCCCGGGTCTCCTCCAAGCTGGCGTCCTCTTGGAAAATTCTGATTTCGGGCTCGAACGTGAGCTTGGGCCAGACGAGAATTACCAGGTCTCTGCGATCTTCCGATCAGCTGCTCCCTGCTCGAGCAACAGGGATGTTAATTCCGATGTAACTGCTTCTGGGCCGGATTGTTCTTGGTCTTTGTTTGATGATCTTCTGTTTGATACTGTTTATGATGCTTCTGAATCCTCCGAAGAACGGCCCGAACTGCCTGTGGAGCCCGAGAGAGGGGTGGTGAAACCTTCGTGTGACTTTCGTGGTCGTAAGAGGAGGAAAATCTGTAGATCTCTTATGTCTCATTTGGCTCAGGGGGTCTGGAACTTGAGCCGCGAGCAGGGGAATAAATTGCTTGCAAGTCGATTCAAAGGGGATTGCTTGTATATTTGTGATTGGCCCGGTTGTGTCCACATCGAAGAGAAGCGTAACTATATGCTTTTTCGAGGgattttcaagaacttcaagcaGTCAAGGGTTTGGAGGACGATAAATGATGGCCACAGGAGCAAGATTGAGCTGCATTGCGCTTTCTGCTCTTGTAAACAGACGTGGGATCTGCATTCTGCGTTTTGTTTGCGGAGGTATTTTGGCTATCACGACGACGGCGAGCCAGTTGTTCGAGCTTATGTGTGTGAGAATGGTCATGTTTCTGGGGCGTGGACTGATTGGCCACTTTATACTTGA
- the LOC113775765 gene encoding beta-glucosidase 11-like isoform X1, giving the protein MSKLRSLSMAMYVDVVFLALTMSQMMARMVLVGSVENYTRADFPADFAFGAATSAYQVEGAAFEDGKMPSIWDTFVRAHSDFYGGATGDIACDQYHKYKEDVQCMVDTSLEAYRFSISWSRLIPNGRGPVNPKGLEYYNNLIDELIMHGIQPHVTMYHMDTPQALEDGYGGWLSRTMVRDFTVYADVCFKEFGDRVRHWTTVNEANAFAIGGYDNALIPPGRCSLPFGLACTKGNSSTEPYIAAHNMLLAHSSAVKLYNRKYKGSQHGFVGLNIYAPWFFPYTKATEDIKAAQRAIDFYIGWFLHPLVFGDYPDIMKKNAGTRIPALTRHDFELVKGSFDFIGLNHYATFYIKDDPSSHKMEIRDVNTDIAATIMYERGDSSLDQDNETSSGLYEVLEYIKRVYANPPTYVHENGQRTVRNGTLNDTARVEYMHGYIGTLLRALRNGANSKGYFMWSFLDGFEVVGGYQKGFGMYFVDLSDKQLKRYPKLSAHWYSNFLRGRSISPNEHVPVPSLCSSIINLSTRQRHDCS; this is encoded by the exons ATGTCGAAACTGAGGAGTTTGAGTATGGCGATGTATGTGGATGTGGTGTTTTTGGCGCTAACGATGTCGCAAATGATGGCGAGAATGGTATTGGTGGGCAGCGTGGAGAATTATACAAGAGCAGACTTCCCGGCCGACTTTGCTTTCGGCGCGGCCACTTCCGCATACCAA GTAGAAGGTGCCGCTTTCGAAGATGGGAAGATGCCCAGTATTTGGGATACCTTTGTTCGTGCCCATTCTG ATTTTTATGGTGGAGCTACTGGAGACATAGCATGTGATCAGTATCACAAGTACAAG GAAGATGTCCAGTGCATGGTTGACACAAGTTTGGAGGCCTACAGATTCTCTATTTCGTGGTCAAGACTTATTCCTA ATGGAAGAGGCCCTGTCAACCCCAAGGGATTAGAATATTACAACAATCTCATAGATGAACTCATCATGCATG GAATTCAGCCGCATGTCACTATGTACCACATGGATACTCCGCAAGCTCTTGAAGATGGATATGGGGGATGGCTTAGTCGGACTATGGT AAGAGACTTTACAGTGTATGCCGATGTGTGCTTCAAGGAATTTGGTGACAGGGTTCGGCATTGGACTACAGTAAATGAGGCCAATGCATTTGCAATTGGTGGTTATGATAACGCACTCATTCCCCCTGGGCGCTGCTCTCTGCCATTTGGATTGGCTTGTACCAAGGGTAACTCCTCAACTGAGCCGTACATTGCTGCTCATAACATGTTGTTGGCACATTCATCTGCTGTGAAACTGTACAACAGAAAATATAAG GGGAGTCAACATGGCTTTGTAGGACTAAACATCTATGCTCCGTGGTTCTTTCCATATACTAAGGCTACAGAAGATATCAAAGCAGCTCAAAGAGCCATTGATTTTTACATCGGTTG GTTTCTCCATCCATTGGTGTTTGGAGACTATCCTGACATAATGAAGAAGAATGCTGGAACAAGGATTCCAGCCCTCACTCGACATGATTTTGAGTTAGTTAAGGGCTCTTTTGATTTTATAGGGCTAAACCATTATGCAACATTCTACATCAAGGACGACCCTAGTAGCCATAAAATGGAGATCAGGGATGTCAACACTGATATTGCCGCAACCATCATGT ATGAGCGGGGTGATTCATCACTAGATCAG GATAATGAGACATCATCTGGTCTTTATGAGGTTCTGGAATACATCAAGAGAGTTTATGCAAACCCACCTACTTACGTCCATGAAAatg GTCAACGGACGGTTCGTAATGGAACACTTAATGACACGGCAAGGGTGGAATACATGCACGGATATATCGGCACTTTGCTTCGTGCTTTAAG GAATGGAGCAAACTCAAAAGGGTACTTCATGTGGTCATTCTTAGACGGTTTTGAGGTGGTGGGTGGCTATCAGAAGGGTTTTGGAATGTACTTTGTGGATTTGAGTGACAAGCAATTGAAAAGATACCCAAAGCTCTCCGCACACTGGTATTCCAATTTCCTCAGGGGAAGAAGCATCAGTCCCAATGAG CATGTTCCTGTCCCGAGTTTATGCTCCTCCATTATTAATTTGAGCACAAGACAAAGGCATGATTGTTCATAA